AGTCGTCTCTCCTGTTTGGCGTATCATATCGAACCCCGCactgtgtgtttggtgttggAATGTTTGGACAAAGTGTGCACCCAACGTCACAGTAGTGGagcatttatattttattaatttctgcTGGTAGCCACCGGTTGACGCCGTGTGCACGATAACCCGTATCGTGTACAATTAGCTGCTATAGTTCTCCGCACATTAACTCTaatcattgtttttttctgtttttatatGTACAGCTTCATTTGACTGATTCGAGAGAGGCACTATCGGAGTAACGTTTTCGGTTGGAGATCGTGTTGATCGTGCGCCACTAACACACTTGTGCCGGTGATACAGGATAACGCAGATTGGCAACACTCTTTCATCGCCGAACGCCCGCGTACAGCAAATCATGCAAAAATGGATCTGACTACATTGTCGTTCATCGTAATTGTGCTGTTCTTTTCCCTTCTGTCGATGCTGTTTATCAGCCGCTTTCTGCCCAAGGGTAAATCGTTTGAGGAGATGCTAAAGGAAAAGCGTGAAATGCGCGAAAAGATACTTGGTTTAACGTCGCCGGCATCGTCCGGACCACCGACCAAGTCCAGCAAGGAGTCGGCCAACAAGCGGACGAAGAAAACGCATTCCGGTGGCAATGCGAACCAGAACCAGAAGAACCGTGGTgcgaaacagcagcaacagcagcaccagcggGTCGAGGTGGTAGAACCGGAAAGTGATGGCCATTCATCCGAGAGTCCGCTCGAGGAGGAGATCAATCCGCTGACGTACGGTGCTAAAAAGCGCGTCATACAGACGACAAATCTGACGGTGGAGTACGCAGAAACTGAAGCATTTCCGCTGAGTGAAAATGCCGGTGGCAATAAGGTAGGTAGAGCTGCAAATAGGAATGATATTTACTGTTTTTATTAATGTATTTAATGGTTTACCATTTTAGAAAAaagataacaaacaacaaggtggtaagaaaaacaagcaaaagacAACTGGAGGCATTCTGGTGAACAAATCAGAGCCGGTTCTCGTGAAGTCGGTAGAAACCGTGCCTGAGATTAATCACTTTGCGGAAATACACCCGAAAGATGCATTGGAAATTGCTCGTCAGCAGGTAAATAGCGGTTAATGCGTTTCTTTCTCCTGGAACATTTGAGTGATTTTACCTTATCGTCATGTAGAAACACGAGGAAGATACCAAGGTTGGAAAGGCGCAGACACCAAAGGAGCAGCGTCAGCAAAATAAGAACAAGAAGGACCATCAATCGAAACTCTCCCCCAAGAACAATGCTCCGTCTAATGTTACCGAgccgcagcatcaacagcagcaggcgcatcatcagcaacatcatcatcattccgcAAATGCTGCACACGTTGCTGAAGCGAAAAAGCAGACAAACGCTGATAACAAATCTGGCGCCGGTTCGGCCCACAAGGACAAGTCGaacaagaggaagaaaaatgaaCTGATCACGCAAGAGCTGGCGGTGGAGATGGCCGACGCTGCGAACGTGCACTCGCTGGTGAACATCCTCAACAAGGCGGATCTGCCACGGAACGATATCCAGATACTGATCGACTTCCTGCTGAACAAGCAGCAGGATACGCTGGCGAAGGATCCGTCCGAATGGAACGATCCTTCAGATCCGCTGCAGAAGCTGAAGAAGCAGCTGCAGGAAAAGGAGACGGCACTGCTCGAGGAGCAGAAGGCGGCAGCTGGGCTGCACGCCAAGCTGAAGGAACTTCGCCAGGAGCTGAACGGTGAGAAGATGCAGGCCGGAGCTGTGCTCAAGGTGTACGGGGAGGAGTTGAACAATAAGAAGCAGGAGGTTCACAATTTGACGCAGGAGCTGAACTCGATCAAGGACAAGCAGGCAAATGATAAGCAGGCGATGTCGATACAGTTCCAGCAGCTGCAGGCAAAATATATTCAACTGTCCAAGGAGCACGCCTCGATGCAGGATCATGGCGCAACGATTGCGCAGCTGAACAACGATCTGCAGCTACTGCAGCAGGAGCTGATGGCCAAGAGCCAGCTGCTGAATGAAAAGCTACAGTCCGAGGAGGTCAGTTCAAAGTTCATTGTACGGATGATGGTAGATTGATTACAGCTTGCCTGGCACATCAACTGTGATGCCGTGGATCACTTTCAACGATCTCTGTCTCTGGCGAGATTGCAATCTATCGCTCTCTGTTGCAAAATAACGACGTTCAGTTAGAATAATTTATATACGCTTTTTTCATCTCCACAGgaaatgatgaagaaaaagaCTGAGTTCgaaattttattacacaacAATGAGGAGCTCATGAGACAGCGTGTACAGGGTGAGTAAGGGTCAGCTGATTGCAACGGCTTATGATAACGGGCATGCTTGTTACGCCGAATTGTTGTGCcttgtgttttattaattctttcctctctcgtctctctctctcctctttCTGTTTGTGATTCTGTAGAGTTAACTGCCTACGAGAACGATTTACGCCAGCTGCGGCTGGAGCTAAGCCAGAAGGATGAGCTGAGCCAGACCTGCCAACAGCAGAGCTACGAAATTGACCAGCTAAAGGCTGAACTAcaggcgaaacaaaaacaggcaGTGGCGGCTGCCTCGGCCGCTGCAGCTGCGGCACACGCCACCAACCAGGCGGACGAAAGCAACCGCGTCGAAATCCGCAACCTCCAGAATGCCTTAGACTCTACCAAATCGAAGCTCGAGGTCTATCGGAACGAGCTGGTCGAGTGCAAGAGCCTGATGACGGACTACAAACAGCAGACGAACGAGCTGAAGGCGAAGGAGGAACAGTTGCAGAAGCAGCTCGAAGAGCAACGACAAAAGAATGATGTAAGTCAAGAAGCGGTGAATCCTTTGCTGGGTCTGCTCTTACTGTCCATGCTATGTTGTTCCCTTTGTCCTCCATTTTCTTTCGACTACTTATCTGTGATGGTTTTCTAGTGGTTTTTGTTAACATAAAGGTGAATTACTCTGTGTGTCTGGTTCATTACTCGTTTTGTACTCTGTAAATGTGTAAGTAGGCAGTGCAACACTGTTTTCCTGAGACTCGATCTTGCTCGGATGTTTAATGAACACGACGGATGAAAGGTACATCTGTTTTTGTTGGCGTGTACTACTTTGTGTAGTATGTGGTGATcttaatttgttttacttttgtcCATGTACTATGCAATTTTGTGTCAGTTTGTGGTTAAAAGAATGTAAAGGAAATCCTTGTGTTTCGTTCGAGTGTGTAAAAGATGAGTAACAATTACAATTCAAAGGTTTACTTTCGGCTTTCATTGAGGTTTCGGAAGTCGATATATCTTCGTGTGGACTGAAAGGTATCCCGGATGAACGACGTTGCCCTGTAATGTAATAACAAAAATCGtatgggtgtgtatgtgtttgcgtgtgtgtgtgtttgaaagtTTAGTGAAATCATTTACTTTATTGCAAAATCTGGTTGATATTGAtagagttttttttacgatcacACTTTATATCAGTGTAGTTGTGCGTAACTTTATCATCTATAGCTTGTATAACACTTCTAGTTTGATTGATTGTTCAAGAACTGTTTGAATTTCGTTACATTCGTGTAGTTTAGTAACGGGAAAAATCTTtaataattgaaaatattgaaCATCAAGCACGTTTTGCGGTTTTTTGCCTCAAAATGTCTAAGTTACATAGAAAATGTTGCTAGAATTGCAATTTTTCTGCAAATGAAGTGATACATATGTTATTGGCGGGAGGTTTGAACCCTGAATTTGATGCCATGTAAAAAATGCTGAATccagcttttgtttttcaaatgaAACTGTGCCATAATCACGTACCTCCATTATCCATTTAGTTTAAGCGCACCCGTGTGAAAGGCAATgtttgcacaaacaaaaaaccataaGCATGTTGTACAGTTAAACGACAGTTCCTACTGCAACCTAAGAAAAAACATATATTTGCTTATTCGCATGTCCGTTTAcgttgaatttgttttttcttcttttctttcgttcttgcTGTAATGCACGCGCGTTTGTGTCCCGTTGCTTCCGTTGTCCATTGACTATTTGATCttaacaacacacaaacaacaatcgattgacacgcaaacgTACACCTAAAACGATCAACAACAAACCCCACCACGCAAATCCAATTTGCTTTGGAATGATCTTCTGCATCCACTTGTTCCTTTaaccaccacaaccaccacctACAACCGGCGCACCATCATGCATTGCCTTTCCACTTTTGCTGCTGTGGTTGGGAATTTTGTTTGCCACGTGTGCTTTGGCAAATAAAATCTTaaactccaccaccaccgcaaaTCGTGAGTAGAATTTGCGAACGAAAAACTGGAAGTTGGTGGAGGCATTGCAAGATGCCGAACGCCGACGAGGACAGACGCCAGCAACGCCAGCCAATGCGGGTACGGAGAATGTTGTAAGTGATAGATGTGTGTtgtccaaaatggcggatgGGAGAAAGAACCCCCTAATGGCGTTGGTCCCACTCccaaagcgaaaagaaaatgggTAGGAGGGGGGGCAAGCATTTGCGGGCATCTTGCGCATCTTCATCACGAACTAATGTAACATACAGATCAAGCGAGAGATCACTACTAACGCGTGCAATgtggtgcgtttttgttttgctttccgcCCGGTTCTTAggagcagcaacagaagcTGATCAACAGTAGTGCGGAAAAGGTGGACGTCGGTAAGGTGGTGCTGGAGGAGCAAAACCGGATGAAGGATCTGCTGGTGCAGCTGCTGCAGCCGACCGGTGTGGTGTCGGCCCTGCCCGTCGATGCCACCGACTTCCAGAGCTGGCTCGAGGCAACGGTCGGTTGCATCAAGGAGCAGTACGAGAGCCTGCAGCGGACGCCGCACCCCACCAACAGTACCGCAAACGACAGCAGTAGTACCAGCGGTGGCGTTAATACAAACGCGGTGGTCACGAACAGCCACCCAGAGCAAAGCTCTGGCACTgccaacagcaacagtgaCAGCAGTAGGATTAACAGTAGCAGCAATATAATCGCTAATAATAATCTTAATACCAATAACAACAGCGTTAATAGTAGTTTACACGAAAACAGCAACGACGGTGTCGTGATCACGAACAAGAACGGTGCGACCAGCGATAGTGGCTCCGAGGACGATCAGCAAGCGATGGCGCTGCGATACGAGCAGATGCAGCAAACCGTAGATCAGTATAAGTCTATCATAGCCGATACGGTACGTAGCGTTTGTTGATGGACTACACTACTACTAATACTAGTTAATGAACAACTCATTTTACGTCCTTTTTTTACATGCAGGAAAACATGCTGAAAAACCTAGAAGCGAAGGTGATCGAGCAGGACATCCACTGGCGCACGGTGGTGCAAGCGAAGGATAAGGAACTCACCCTGCTCAAATCTGCCGGTGCCGTTGAACAGTAGAAAACACAACATCGTCCAACATCGTTCCTCCACAAAACCTCTGCCAGAATTAGTAGGACGCGAACATTTCGTATTTCTCTCGCAAGATGTCAATAGAATGAGCAACCACAAAACACCCCTATTTTGACGGTGCAATCATTTGGAGGATGATAACTCATGGGAATGGGGGCTGAAAACAGGCATGTTGCGAGAGCGAAAGGAACAGTGAGCGGGGGAAGGTAAAAAAGCAGGATGATCtgtatatgtttgtttttgcgtgcACATCTCACCGTACGTACCACATCGCTGTCCCCAATCGAATCGAATGCCGTAAACCGAATCATGTAGCATAGAGCAACGTAAAAAAACcacacccccacacacacatctaaCATACGCGCCCGGACTGATCGTGAAGAAGAATGCGCAAAGATCGTGATCGTACAGAAAGCGAGAAAAGATCGAAACGGTAGACAGGAAGAAACCCCTTCGAAAATTCAATCATTCAGACAGAAATCAGTTAGAAAGTAATAGCAgaaggttttattttctaaatgtACCTTTCCACCCGAAAAGAGAAGTGAATTGATCGTTCGATGGCAATTAATCTGCCACCGGTTTCGacaaccacacatacacacacccacgtGCAACATAGCCACCACTCAAATAAGAAAAGATAACACCCTGCAACAGCACACCGAAAAACATAGGCAGAACCCGGAAGCCCTCGATTatacatatttatatttatatatgcacacacacacacactcaacacACGTGCGCACATGATCgttcgttctgttttctgaGCAAGAGTCCTTATTTCGCTATGCTTTCCTTCCTCTTAGAGACAATCCAACACACACGGAAGATGGCTCGTACTGCTTCCAGCAGCACGTTCCGTTCGTAATCGAATTAGACACAGACATATTTGGGACAACTAATCCGTGCAGGCAAATGTGGTCGCAATACcgcaaaagaagaagaaaaaactaatttatgtGTTTAAAATGTGTGCTTGGTAACACCACCAATTAGCTTAATCTCATGTGCAGCATGTGTTTCTATTAGTTGTTATatttgtggtgttgtgttgCTTTGAAATGCCTTTACTACGTTAAGAGCGTCTCGTGGCCACCGACATGCAAGCGACAGATTTGGAGCGATTGTTAGGTAAAAACCTCCCGGTGCATTTATACATACAGTTCAGGGGTTTCTGttctgattttttgtttgtttgttcgtaaGCAATAGTTCCACGCATCCACATTACGACGATGATTGGCGTTTTGTGGAAGCGTTTATGTGCAATTGTTTATTGTGAGTTTTGCGTAACATTTGTGTATACCTTTTGATATTGGGTTCCGACTTTATTTGCGAATgcggcgcgcgcgcgcgtgtgtgtatatatttatatatttgtaCGTCCTACATTGATATCTGTGGCTAATAGATGTTTTACAATTGTTTTGGGACAGTTGTGTAAAATACATTCTTCTGCGAGACTATATTTTTGGAAGTGgagttaaaataaacacacacacacacacacggaaagTCAAATGAAAATAGGAATTGGGTATAGTTCGGTTGCGTGTGCGAGTATGTGTGGTGTGCGTATGAGAGTGGACAAGCGCGGAAGGATAAGCCTTTATGTTTTAAGATTTCCTTCCCCACCGTATAGATTATTTGAATGTGCTCGATCCAATATATATAAACGCATGTTGTAGCAGCCAACGCGCACAAAACCATTAAGCATT
The Anopheles moucheti chromosome 2, idAnoMoucSN_F20_07, whole genome shotgun sequence genome window above contains:
- the LOC128308570 gene encoding ribosome-binding protein 1 isoform X1 — its product is MDLTTLSFIVIVLFFSLLSMLFISRFLPKGKSFEEMLKEKREMREKILGLTSPASSGPPTKSSKESANKRTKKTHSGGNANQNQKNRGAKQQQQQHQRVEVVEPESDGHSSESPLEEEINPLTYGAKKRVIQTTNLTVEYAETEAFPLSENAGGNKKKDNKQQGGKKNKQKTTGGILVNKSEPVLVKSVETVPEINHFAEIHPKDALEIARQQKHEEDTKVGKAQTPKEQRQQNKNKKDHQSKLSPKNNAPSNVTEPQHQQQQAHHQQHHHHSANAAHVAEAKKQTNADNKSGAGSAHKDKSNKRKKNELITQELAVEMADAANVHSLVNILNKADLPRNDIQILIDFLLNKQQDTLAKDPSEWNDPSDPLQKLKKQLQEKETALLEEQKAAAGLHAKLKELRQELNGEKMQAGAVLKVYGEELNNKKQEVHNLTQELNSIKDKQANDKQAMSIQFQQLQAKYIQLSKEHASMQDHGATIAQLNNDLQLLQQELMAKSQLLNEKLQSEEEMMKKKTEFEILLHNNEELMRQRVQELTAYENDLRQLRLELSQKDELSQTCQQQSYEIDQLKAELQAKQKQAVAAASAAAAAAHATNQADESNRVEIRNLQNALDSTKSKLEVYRNELVECKSLMTDYKQQTNELKAKEEQLQKQLEEQRQKNDNLRTKNWKLVEALQDAERRRGQTPATPANAGTENVEQQQKLINSSAEKVDVGKVVLEEQNRMKDLLVQLLQPTGVVSALPVDATDFQSWLEATVGCIKEQYESLQRTPHPTNSTANDSSSTSGGVNTNAVVTNSHPEQSSGTANSNSDSSRINSSSNIIANNNLNTNNNSVNSSLHENSNDGVVITNKNGATSDSGSEDDQQAMALRYEQMQQTVDQYKSIIADTENMLKNLEAKVIEQDIHWRTVVQAKDKELTLLKSAGAVEQ
- the LOC128308570 gene encoding myosin-J heavy chain isoform X2, whose protein sequence is MDLTTLSFIVIVLFFSLLSMLFISRFLPKGKSFEEMLKEKREMREKILGLTSPASSGPPTKSSKESANKRTKKTHSGGNANQNQKNRGAKQQQQQHQRVEVVEPESDGHSSESPLEEEINPLTYGAKKRVIQTTNLTVEYAETEAFPLSENAGGNKKKDNKQQGGKKNKQKTTGGILVNKSEPVLVKSVETVPEINHFAEIHPKDALEIARQQKHEEDTKVGKAQTPKEQRQQNKNKKDHQSKLSPKNNAPSNVTEPQHQQQQAHHQQHHHHSANAAHVAEAKKQTNADNKSGAGSAHKDKSNKRKKNELITQELAVEMADAANVHSLVNILNKADLPRNDIQILIDFLLNKQQDTLAKDPSEWNDPSDPLQKLKKQLQEKETALLEEQKAAAGLHAKLKELRQELNGEKMQAGAVLKVYGEELNNKKQEVHNLTQELNSIKDKQANDKQAMSIQFQQLQAKYIQLSKEHASMQDHGATIAQLNNDLQLLQQELMAKSQLLNEKLQSEEEMMKKKTEFEILLHNNEELMRQRVQELTAYENDLRQLRLELSQKDELSQTCQQQSYEIDQLKAELQAKQKQAVAAASAAAAAAHATNQADESNRVEIRNLQNALDSTKSKLEVYRNELVECKSLMTDYKQQTNELKAKEEQLQKQLEEQRQKNDEQQQKLINSSAEKVDVGKVVLEEQNRMKDLLVQLLQPTGVVSALPVDATDFQSWLEATVGCIKEQYESLQRTPHPTNSTANDSSSTSGGVNTNAVVTNSHPEQSSGTANSNSDSSRINSSSNIIANNNLNTNNNSVNSSLHENSNDGVVITNKNGATSDSGSEDDQQAMALRYEQMQQTVDQYKSIIADTENMLKNLEAKVIEQDIHWRTVVQAKDKELTLLKSAGAVEQ